Proteins from a single region of Macaca thibetana thibetana isolate TM-01 chromosome 4, ASM2454274v1, whole genome shotgun sequence:
- the RPP40 gene encoding ribonuclease P protein subunit p40: MATLRRLREAPRHLLVCEKSNFGNHKSRHRHLVQTHYYNYRVSFLIPECGILSEELKNLVMQTGPYYFVKNLPLRELITPEFISTFIKKGSCYALTYNTNIDEDNTVALLPNGKLILSLDKDTYEETGLQGHPSQFSGRKIMKFIVSIDLMELSLNLDSKKYERISWSFKEKKPLKFDFLLAWHNTGSEESTMMSYFSKYQIQEHQPKVALSTVRDLQCPVLQSSELEGAPEVSCQALELFDWLGAVFSNVSLNNEPNNFISTYCCPQPSTVVAKAYLCTITGFILPEKICLLLEHLCHYFDELKLAPWVTLSVQGFADSPVSWGKNEHGFWKGGEHLYNFVIFNNQDYWLQMAVGANDHCPP, encoded by the exons ATGGCCACGCTGCGCCGGCTTCGGGAGGCGCCGCGGCACTTACTGGTTTGCGAGAAATCCAACTTCGGCAACCACAAGTCGCGCCACCGGCATCTTGTGCAGACGCACTACTATAACTACAGG GTTTCATTTCTCATTCCTGAATGTGGGATACTATCGGAAGAACTGAAAAATCTGGTCATGCAAACTGGACCCTATTACTTTGTGAAGAATTTACCTCTTCGTGAATTAATTACACCCGAATTCATCAGTACCTTTATAAAGAAAG GTTCTTGCTATGCACTAACATACAATACAAATATTGATGAAGATAATACAGTTGCCCTGCTACCAAATG GGAAATTAATTTTGTCACTGGATAAAGACACTTATGAAGAAACTGGACTTCAGGGTCATCCATCTCAGTTTTCTGgtagaaaaattatgaaattta ttgtttcaaTTGATTTGATGGAATTATCCTTAAACTTGGATTCTAAGAAGTATGAAAGAATATCTTGGTccttcaaagaaaagaaaccattgaaatttgattttcttttggcTTGGCATAATACAG GTTCGGAAGAATCAACAATGATGTCATATTTTTCCAAGTACCAAATTCAGGAGCATCAGCCAAAAGTAGCGCTGAGTACAGTGAGAGATCTCCAGTGCCCGGTGCTGCAGAGCAGTGAGCTCGAGGGAGCGCCGGAGGTGTCCTGCCAGGCTCTGGAGCTCTTCGACTGGCTTGGCGCCGTCTTCAGTAATGTCAGCCT aaatAATGAGCCTAATAATTTCATATCAACCTATTGCTGTCCTCAGCCAAGCACGGTGGTGGCAAAAGCTTATTTGTGTACAATCACTGGCTTCATACTTCCAGAGAAGATCTGTCTCCTATTGGAACATCTCTG TCACTACTTTGATGAACTGAAGTTAGCTCCATGGGTTACATTGTCCGTTCAAGGCTTTGCAGACAGCCCTgtttcttggggaaaaaatgaacatGGTTTTTGGAAAGGAGGAGAACATTTATATAACTTTGTGATTTTTAATAATCAGGACTATTGGCTTCAGATGGCTGTTGGAGCGAATGATCACTGTCCaccataa